Sequence from the Verrucomicrobiota bacterium genome:
CACCAAAATGATCGGCCGCATCGCGGCATCGTAAATTGCATGAAGTTCGCGGTTTAATTCCGAGTCGTCCTTATGCATTCGCTTAATCATTTCCCAGTGACCGCACATGCACCAGACACATCCTGCATCAGCCAGTAAGGCTGCAGAAACTTCACCACTGTGTTCGACGTCAGTGTGAGCAGAAGAATTTTGAGCTCCGGGATCAACGAGCACTGTGTCTTTTAAAGCATTTGCCAATGGATAAATCACGGTTGAGGGCGCCGTCAATATCACTTGCATTTTCCCAATCAAATCACCCATCTCCTGCTTAAATTCTTCAACAAAGGAAAGACTTTGGGATACGGTCATCGCCATCTTCCAGTTGGCGATGGCGATTGGAATTCTATGCTTTTTCTGATCGGACATTTTTGGCTGAGGATGAGCTTTGGTCAACAGGTTCTTATACACTCAGATGCTTGGCGAGTTCT
This genomic interval carries:
- a CDS encoding triose-phosphate isomerase — encoded protein: MSDQKKHRIPIAIANWKMAMTVSQSLSFVEEFKQEMGDLIGKMQVILTAPSTVIYPLANALKDTVLVDPGAQNSSAHTDVEHSGEVSAALLADAGCVWCMCGHWEMIKRMHKDDSELNRELHAIYDAAMRPIILVGESTQDRGMPSDDLVERLETILEGITTSEIARSVMVYEPEWAIGADEPADPDYIAERATFMRKWVSNRFGEESAQQIPMIYGGAVFPENAEWLLSTPDLDGLGAGRRGRNAKSFASIAKTVGKAHGLI